ACCCGCGGCACGGTGCGCATGATGCGGGTCAGGTCGGATTGGGTGAGGCCGAATTTCTGCCGCCACTTCGGCACGCTCAGGAGCGCCTTCTGGGTGGCGGGGTCCGCGGGCGGCTCGACGCTCTCCAGGATGATGTTGCTGCTGCCCAGCTTGGCGATGGACTGGCTCGCTTTCTGGGACGCGCCTTCGCCCACCGCCAGCATGGCGATGACCGACCCCACCCCGAAAACGATGCCCAGCATCGTCAGGATCGAGCGAACCTTGTGCAGGAAGAGGTTCTTTACCCCGAGGGAGAAGACGCGATGGAAACGGAGGAGCAAAAGTCGTGTGGGGATTGGGCGGGTGACCGGGATTCCTACGGCGGAAGGATGACTGGATCTGTCGTGGTGGGGAAACGGGCGCGGGATTTCACTTCGCGGTGGCCTCCGCCGCTTCCCGCATTTCCGGGGTGACGATCTCCTGCCGGTGGATCTTTCCATCCCGCATGTGGATGATGCGGTCCGCCCGCAGAGCCACGTGCTCGTCGTGGGTGACCATGACGATGGTGCGGCCCTCGTCGTTGAGCTGGTCGATCAAGGCCAGCACATCCTCCTCGGTGGCGGAGTCCAGGTTTCCCGTCGGTTCGTCGGCCAGGATCAGCAGGGGGTCATTGACCAGCGCACGGGCGATGGCCACCCGCTGTTGCTGGCCGCCGGAGAGTTGCTTCGGGCGGTGGTTCAGGCGGCCGTCCAGCCCCACCAGTTTCGCGAGTTCCTTGCAGCGTGCGAGCGCTTCCGGGGTGTCCCGGTTCTGGTAGAACAGAGGCACCTCGATGTTCTCCAGCACCGTCAACTGGGGGATCAGGTTGTAGGACTGGAAGATGAATCCCAGCCGCTGGCCGCGCACGTGGGAGAGCGCGTCGTCATCCAGCAGCGCGACGTCATCCCCGCCGAGGAAATAGGAACCGGCGCTGGGGCGGTCCAGGCAGCCCAGCAGGTTCAGCATGGTGGACTTCCCGGAACCGGAGGAACCCATGATCGCCACATGCTCGCCGGGCATCACATCCAGATCCACTCCGGCGAGGGCATACACATCCGCTTCCTCACCGAGGTGATAGACCTTCTGCAGTCCACGGATGGAAATGACGGGATCCGGCATGGGAAGGAAGGCAATGCCGCGGAAGGAGGATCAGCCGGGTTTCACCGCGTTGCGCGCTTCCGCCAGGGTGTTCTTCTGGACCGGACCAGGAGGGAGATTCTTCGGGTTCTTCGGTGAGACGGGCGCCTCTTCCTCGGGTTTCGCTTCCTCCGCCTTCTTTTCAGGAAGCTCGGTGGTGCGCGGTGGTGCCAGCGACACCAGGTCACCGGACTCAAGTCCCCGGGTGATCTGGACGAAATCGTTGTCGAAGAGGCCGATCTCAACGGGAACCGGATTCAGCTTTCCGTTCTTCTGGAGGAAGCAGATCTGGCGGTCACCCACGCCGACGACGGCTTGCAGCGGAACCTTGATCACATCCTGCAGCTCGGCGATGAGGACGTCCACCCGCGCCGTGATGCCCGGCTTGATGTCGGGAAGCTGGTCTTTCACCAGCACTTCGGCCTTGTAGATGCGGAAGTTCGGGTTCCCGTCGCGGGATGGCTCCGGCATGGAGGCCACGGAGGTGACTTCCCCCAGGAAGCGTTGGTCCGGGAGGGCGTCTAGATTGATGAATGCGCGCATGCCCGGCTTCACCAGGCTCACCTGGTTCTCATAGACATTGATCATCACCTTCATCCGGGAGACATCCGGCAGGGAGATGAGCGGCTGGCGCTCGCGGACGAGGATGCCCTCACCGATGGCCTCGCTGCGGAAATCCTCGCTCTTTTCATAGACCACCAACCCGGACTTCGGAGCGCGGATCATGGTGTATTCCTTGGAGGAGCGGAGTTCCTCCAGCTTCACCTTGCGCAGGTCGAGCGTTTCCTTGGAGGAGGTGAGCTGCAGTTCCGCCTTCTCCACCTGGAGCTGGTTCTGCTTGCGGGTGCGCTCCAGCTTGATGTTCGCGTTCTCCAGCGCCAGATTCAGTTGCTGCATGGCGCGGGGATAGTCGAACTCCAGCAGCAGACGCCGGTCTTCGACCGCGGTGGCCAGCTCGATCTCCCTGCGCTTGGCGGCGAGGGTGTCCGTCACCAGCTCGGTAGGGTTCACATAGCCCTTCGCCTCCAGTTTCTTCGTGCCGGCCAGGCGGTCCTGCGCCCGGCGGAGTTCCTCCGTGGCCAGGGAAATGGTGGTTTCCGCCTTCTTGCTGAGCTGGGGCCAGTCACCATCGACATATTTCGTCTTGTCTTGGGTGGCTAGTTTCACCGCCAGCTCCGCGTCGCGGAGTTTCAGGGTATTGTCGCTTTTCAGGACTTCCACCCGTTCTTCCTGTTCGGAAAAGGCGAAAACCGCCTGTTGGTAGGCGATCTCCGCCAGAGAGAGTTGGTCCTCGATGCCATTGGCATCCAGTTCGATGAGGAGGTCGCCCTTTTTGACGACCGTGCCTTCCTTGATGAGGGAAATGATCTCGGTGCGGCCGGGCACCAGGTTGCGGACGGTCACCCGGTCCACGGCTTCCAGGGCTCCGCCGGTGGGCAGGGAGATGGTGAAGGAACCGCGCTCGGCTTTGTAAAACGAAGCTGCGGCGGCCTCATGTGACTGCTTCCGCGGCACCACCGACCAGATCCCCGTTCCAGCCGCCAGCACTGCGACCGGAATGATGAATTTCGGACGTTTGAGCGTGTGGAGGAGGGTGTTTGGGAATTTCATCAGGAACGGGGTCGCGTTTCCAGAAAGAGTTCCTCGGGCGTGATGAGCCTGTCGGATCCGGCGGTATTTACGGGGACAATTTGCGCCTCCTTACTTTTAATTTGGGGAAATGGAGGATTTTTCACCCAAAATTGCGGCAGGGAAGGATCGAAGATCCCCATATTGTAGAGGAGGTTGAGGCGGGTGAGGTGGTAGTCCACCAAGGCGGAGGTGACGGCGTTCTGGGCGGTGAGCTGGTCGTTCTGGGAGTCCAGCAGGTCCCGGGTGGAGGCCCGGCCGGCGTCCAGAAGCATGTTCGCGCCGTCCACCCGCTGGTTCGCCAGCTTCAGCGCGTTCTGCTGGATGGCGTAGGTCTGGCGGGAAAGATCCAGCCCTCTCAGTCCGCTCCGCAGGTCGCCGTGGATGATGTCGAGCGCCTGCGCGAGCTGGCGGAGCTGCCGCTCGAAGTCGATCTTGGTCCGGCGGAATTCATTCCGCGCGGCGAGGTTGTCGATGGGCAGGTCGATATCCAGGCCGATGCGGCTGTAGTAGGCGTCCGCGTTGAAATTCGAGTAAGTGCGGGAGCCGTTGTTGGTATCGACATCGACCCCGGCGAAGAGATTCACGCCGGGTTTGAACGCGTCCGCAGCCACCGTGACCTTCCGCTTCGCATCCTCGAAGCGGTCGATTTCATTGAAGAGGTCGAGCCGGTGGTTGACCGCGACGTGGAAGGCGGGATCCGATTCGAAGGGGATGAACGGCAGGCCTGCTTCCGCCAGCGACCTGAGCGCGGAGTCATCCAGCAGCAACTCCCCGCCCAGCGGCAGGCCAAGCGTGATCTTGAAGTTATCGACCAGATTCTTGTAGGAATTGATCGCGCTGATGTAGCGGGCGCGGGCGCGGAGTTCGCTCTGCTTTGCCTGGTCGAGCTGGAACCTCGGCAGGCGGTCCTCCGCGAGGGCGCGGGCGCGGTCCGCGAAGATGACCAGATTCTGGTAGCTGGAGTATTCGTTCCTCACCCGGTCCTTTTCCTGGAGGATCCGGAAGTAGGCGCTGGTGATGTCGATCACGTTGCGCTGCTGGAACCGGGAATAGGTGCGCACGGCGTAGGCGACGTTCCGTTCGCGCTGGGTGAGGTTCTCGGTGGCGATGGCGCCGCTGCCCCGCAGCAGCGGCTGCGTCAGCCGGGCGGAGAGGAAGCGGGTGGAGCCGTTGTTCCCGCTTCCGCCGAGGTAGAACTTGAAGACGTCCTGCGCCAGATCGACCGCCAGCGCGCCGCCGGTGATGAAGGCTTGGTCAAAGCCCGCGCGGGTTCCGACGGCGAGATCCCGCGAGGTTTCATCATAGTTGCCGTTCGCGTTCTTCAGGCGGGCGGACTGCAGGCTGGCCCTGCTGCCCAGGGAGGTGATCCTCGGCGTGTAGTCGTGCCGCGCGCGGGTGAGATCGAGCGCAGCCAGATACAGGGTCTCCCGCTGGTTCTGGTATTCCCGGCGGCTGCGGATGGAGAGGTCGATGGCCTCTGTCAGGGTGATCCTCATCGGCTCCCCCTTCTGCCGCTCGCGGACGATGATCTCCGGTTGGATGTAGTCCGGGTTCAACTCCGAGTAGGCGGTGTCGATCACGACCGGCGCGGAGGGGGTATCCAGCACCAGGTTCTGGTTCTGGTCGATGATGCCGCGCACCTCCGCGTCGGCGGACCGGACGTAGTTGTCCGTGGAGCAGGAGGAGAGGATCCAGGCGGGGGCGATGACCGCGGGAAGGAACAACAGGGATTTGCCTGGAAGGTGGAATGGCATGGGAAAAGCGTTCAGTGTAACGTCGCTGCGGGGCCTTCTCTTTCAGCGGAGCAGGCGGATGAAGTCCAGGATGGTCCCGTCCTGGCGGCGCTCCCGGCAGGCGAAAACGTGGCGGATCTTCACACCGGGGCGGAGCGGGACGGCCCGGGCGGAGGGCTTCACCAGCGCCGCCGGGGTGTCCGGAAGCAGCGCGATGCCGGAGCCGGCGGAGACCATCAGCGCCACGGCCTGCGCGCGCGTGGACTCCAGGACGATGCGCGGCCGGAAGCCCGCCGCCGCGCACAGGTCGCGCACCTTGTCCGCGAAGGCGGGGGCGGAGGCACGGGAGATGGCGACGAAAGATTCCTCCGCGAGCGCGGGGAGCGCCACGGTCCTGTTCCCGGCCAGCGGATGGCCGGAGGGTACCAGGCAGACCAGCGGCTCCGACCGCCAGGGGATGAAACGGATCCCCGCGGGCGAGTCGTCCGGCTCGATCCCTACGAAGCCGCCGTCCAGCCGCCCGTCGGCGATGGCATCCAGTTGGTCCTGCGGCGGCAGGTCGTGCAGCGTGATGTGGACCCGCGGATGCTTCGCGCGGAACGAACGGAACACGCCCGCCAGTTCGTCGCTCATCACCGCGCTCACGAATCCCAGCCGGAGCCTGGAGATCTCCCCGGAGGCGCATCTCCGCGCCGCCTCCCCGGCACGCAGCAGCCGGCGGGGGATGTTCCGTGTTTCCTCATAGAAGACGTTCGCCGCTTCCGTGAGGGAGACCCCGCGCGGCTCGCGGATGAAAAGCACGGCGCCGATCTTCTCCTCCAGCGCCTTGACGTGGCGGGAGAGAGGGGGCTGGGCCAGATGGAGCCTGCGGGCCGCCCGCGTGAACGAGCGTTCCTCCGCCACGGCGATGAAGCATTCCAGTTCCCTCAGTGAGTAATCCATACCGATATGGTATGATAACGCGACAAAGGCGGTATTTTTATCATGTTATGGAAAATGGATCATAGACGCATGGCCATCAGCGACACCATCAAACAAGGTGCCATCCGCGCACCGCACCGCAGCCTCCTCCGCGCGACGGGCATGATCCGGTCCGAAGACGACTGGGGGAAGCCCTTCATCGCCATCGCGAACTCGTTCGTCCAGATCATCCCCGGGCATGCCCACCTCGATGTGGTGGGGCGGAAAGTCCGCGAGGCCGTGCGGGAGGCGGGCGGCGTTCCGTTCGAGTTCAACTGCATCGGAGTGGATGACGGCATCGCCATGGGCCATGGCGGCATGCGCTACTCGCTCGCATCGCGTGAGATCATCGCCGACAGCATCGAGATCATGCTCCGCGCCCACTGCTTCGACGGCGTGGTGTGCATCCCGAACTGTGACAAGATCGTGCCCGGCATGATGATGGGGGCGGCGCGTGTGGACATCCCGACCGTCTTCGTTTCCGGCGGTCCCATGAAATCCGGGCGCAACCCCACCACGGGCGAGTCGCTCGACCTTGCCTCCGTGTTCGAGGCGGTGGGCAGCCTATCTTCGGGCAAGATCGACGACCGCCAGTTGGAGGAGATCGAGAAAAACGCCTGCCCCACCTGCGGTTCCTGCTCCGGCATGTTCACAGCGAACTCGATGAACTGCTTGTGCGAGGCACTGGGCCTGGCGCTGCCCGGCAACGGCTCCATCCTCGCCACGGATCCCGCCCGCGATGAACTATTCCGAAAGGCAGGCAGGGCGATCATCCGGCTGGTGCGGGACCAGGTGAAGCCGTCCTCCATCCTCACGCGGGAGGCCTTTGAAAATGCCCTCGCGCTGGACATGGCCATGGGCGGTTCATCGAACACCATCCTCCACACCATCGCCGTGGCGAAGGAGGCCGGGGTGGATCTGACGATGGCGGATTTCAACGCGATCTCCGGACGCGTGCCGCACCTCTGCAAGGTGGCTCCCTCCGGAAAGCACTACATGGAGGACATCGACCGGGCTGGAGGCATTTCCGCGATCCTGAAGACGCTCACCGGCAAGCCGGGAATCCTCCATGAGGACGCCATGACCGTGAGTGGCCTGACGCTGGGGGAACGGATCAGCGTGGCGAAGGTGAAGGACGCGGACGTGATCCGTCCGCTGGACAACGCCTATTCGGAGAAAGGCGGGCTGGCGGTGCTGTTCGGAAATCTGGCGCCGGAAGGCTGCGTGGTGAAGGCGGCGGGCGTGAGTCCGGCCATGCACCACTTCACCGGCACAGCCGTGGTTTTCGAATCCGAGGAGGAAGCCCAGCGCGGAATTTTGTTGGGAAACGTGAAGGCGGGGGATGTGGTGGTCATCCGCTATGAAGGTCCACGTGGAGGACCGGGCATGCGGGAGATGCTGGCCCCCACCGCCGCCATCGCAGGTCGCGGGCTGGGCGACTGCGTGGCGCTCATCACCGATGGCCGCTTTTCCGGGGCCACCCGCGGCGGTGCCATCGGCCACGTGTCCCCGGAGGCTGCGGCCGGCGGACCCATCGCCTTGGTGGAGCAGGGGGACCGGATCGAAATCGATATCCCCGCACGTTCCATCATCCTGCTGGTGGATGACGCCACACTGGAGGAGCGGCGGAAGCGCTGGGGCCCGCCCATCCCGAAAGCCCGCTCCGGCTACCTGGCAAGATACGCCGCTATGGTGGGAAGCGCGAGCACGGGGGCGGTACTGGAAGTGCCGTAGTGGGGTACGTGGCTGGGGCATCCTGCCCCAGGCCGTTGCCGGGGCGTCCCGCCCCGGACATTATCAAGGAATCCGCCTGGCATTTGCCTTGGAAAAACCGGGGCAGGATACCCCGGCAACGGTCTGCGGCGGGACGCCGCAGCCACGGTTCCGGTTACTCCGCCCGCGAAAGCTTCGAGATACCCCGCTTGAGCAACTGGCTGTCCACGGAGGTTGCGATGGCGTCATCCAGATAGACGGTGAAGTCCTCCTCCATGAACTCGATGGAGTGGAGTTCACCGAGCTTCGAGTCAAAGGCCTCGATGAGCGCCTTCATGTTCCGGATCTCCTTGCCGTTCACCTTCTTGACGATGAGGTTGCGCAGGCGCTCGTAGCCGATGGTGGCGGGGGTGGGGATGGAGCCGCTGAGGAAAATCACGCGGTCCGCCTTGTCCTCGAACTTTTCCGGATTTTCGTAGGCGTCCAGCAGGTTGAGCGGGGCGCGGGAGGTCCATTCCTCGCCGAACGCTTCGAGCAGCGGCCGGGAAAGTTCCTGGAACACGAAGCCGCCTTTGACGAGGAAGTTGGGGGCCTTGCCGAACGAGTATCCCGGGATCAGCTTCGATTCCTCTTCCTCGCGCGCGAGGGTGGCCTTGATTTCCACCGGCTCGCCCTTGCGGAGGATGGAAAGGGTCATCGTATCACCGATGGATTTCTCCCCCCGCACGAGGTGTCCCCATGACAGGTTGCCGTAGGTCGAGTGCTCATAGTAGCCGCGGCGGTCGATCTTCTTGCCGTCCACCGCGAGGATCACATCGCCCTTCTGGATGCCCGCGGCTTGGGCCGCACCCTTCTTGCGGACGCTGCTGACGTAGATGCCCCCCTCATTTTCCGGGATCTTCAGCCATGCGCGGAGGGAGGCGTCCTCCGTGCGGGCGATCGAGACGCCGAGGCTGGGGAAGCCCTTGTAGTCACCGGCCTGCGCCTGTTCCAGGAAACGCCCGACGATGTCCGAGGAGGCGACATCGGAGATCTGGTCCTCCGCATCATAGCTGATGAGGATGCCCACCAGCTTCCCGTTCTGGAGGACCGGCAGGGAGTAGCTGCTGGCTGCGCTCTGCATGGATGCCTTCACCATGTAGGTGAGGAACGCCTGGTTCGGCAGGAAGTGGGAGGTGATGTCGATGCTCTGGAGCAGGCCGGCCGTCAGCAGGGGGGAGCCGTTGTCCTCCACCTGGAAGATCTCCAGCGCCTGGCCGATGGTGGGTGGCTCAGCGAGGGCGAGGGCCGTGGTGCCCTCGAAAAGCGCCTTTCCTTCCTCATCGGAAGCGGCGCCCAGCAGGGCGAGGTTCACCTCATAGTCCACGGCGATCACCTTCGCCTGGGCGAAACGCGTGCCGTCGGTGGATTCCAGTTCCAGATAGGTCGCGTCAGCGACCATTTCCGCGGTCGTCAGCACCTGGCCGTCCGCGACGATGGCGGCGAGCGCGCGGCGCTGCGACGGATTGTTTTTCTCCCATGGCTGGCTGGGGTTCCACGACTGCTGCGTGGAGTTCACCCGGACGACGGAGGATTTGAAGTCGACCGGCGCCGGACGCGTATCACCGGCGGAGACGGAGATCTCCGGAGTCGCTTCCTTTTTCTCGATCGCCGCCGGTTGCGGCGGTTTGCACGCGGCCAGAAACACGAACGGGAGCAAAAGATAGAGCGGGCGCATGGGTGGGAAGGGGAGGGTGATCATTGGAGTCCGAGCACGTCCTGCATGTCATACAGACCGGCGGGCTGGCCCTGGAGCCAGATGGCGGCCCTCACCGCTCCGGCGGCGAAGGTCAGGCGGGAGGAGGCCTTGTGGGTGAGTTCCACCCGCTCGCCGTCCGCCGCGAAGAGGACGGTGTGGTCGCCCACGACGTCCCCGCCGCGCAGGGTGTGCATGCCGATCTCGCGCGGTTTGCGCGGGCCGATGTTGCCGAACCTGCCGTGGGCGATGTCGTCGTTGTAGGAGGTTCCCGTTTCCTCGTTGAGGATCTCCAGCAGCCGCCGCGCGGTGCCGGAGGGGGAGTCGATCTTGTGCTTGTGGTGCATCTCGGTCACCTCGATGTCGAAGCGGTCCTGCGTCAGGATCTGCGCGGCCTTCCTGGTGAGCCAGAAGAGGGTGTTCACGCCCACGGAGTAGTTCGGCGCATAGACGATGGGCAGGGTCTTCGCCGCTTCGCGGATGACGTCCCGCTCCTCCTCCGAATGGCCGGTGGTGCCGATGACGAGGCTGGTGCCATGCTTCAATGCCGCGGCGACGACATCCTTGGTGAAAGAGTGGACGGTGAAATCGATCACGCAGTTTGCCCTGGCCATCGCCGCATCCAGGTCCTCGCCCGCATCATGGGTGGCGGTGACGGAGACATCCGTGCGTTGGGAATGGACATCGGCGGCGGCCTGCAGGATCGCCTGGCCCATGCGGCCTGATTTTCCGGTGACGAGAAGGTTGAGCATGCGGGCGGAATAATGAACGCGGGATGCCGGACGTCCAACCGGAACATCGGAATTCTTTCCGGGGGATCGTCAGTCCTCCCAGATCTGGTTCTTGAGCTGGATGTCCATGGCGCGGTCCGCCGCTTCCTTTGACCGGGGGCCTTTCAGTGCGGCGATCTCACGGGCGATGCTCAGGGCGGGGCGGGCTTTTTTCTCGCCGGCACGTTCCAGGATCTCCAGCGCCCGGAAGCCGCTGCTTTCCAGGAAATGCCACTCCGCGGGAGGATTTTCCGCGTTTTTCAGAACGGAGTAGTAGGCGGCGAGGGCCTCGCTTTCCCGCTTCTGGGTGGGATCGTCGGTGCGGGGCAATTGCTCGAGTGTCTTGCCGCGCAGGTATTGGATGCGGTGGACGTCCGCGGGTTTCGTTTCCGGGTGCTTCAGCAGTTCGTCGTAGATCGCAAGGGATTCCGCGAGCACGGCCGGGTTCTTGTTGCCCTGGGCGTAGGCCGCGTCCCCGAAAAGGAACCCGGCGGGCAGGCGCAGGGAATCCTCCGCAGGCAGGGACTGGTACCACTTGCGGAGGAAATCGGTGGCTTCGTCCAGGCGGTTCAGCTCGATCATGAGCTGGGCCTTTTTCATCATGACCAGCGCGTTGAGGGGGCCTTTCACGGCACCCGCCCTGTCGAAGAGGGCGAGGGCTTCCTCGCGGGACTGCGGGGTGCCCACCCGTGCCGCGGAACTGGCGGCCAGGAGCAGGGCGGCCTGGGTGCGGACGGGGTCCGTATCATCCTTCGCCAGTTGTTGCAGGACAAGCTGGGCGTCGTTGTAGCTGCCGGTGTCGTAGAGCGTCCGGCCGAGCGTCAGCGCGGCCTCCGCCGCGGCGGGATGTCCGGGGAATGCGACGATGAATGCCTTTGCTGCCCGGATGGTCTCCGCGGTGTCTCCGGACAGCTCCGTGAGTTTGAGCCGGGCGAGGGAATACCGCTCGGGCGGGATGGAGGCGAGCGCAGCGGGATCCTCCGCGATGGTATCAAGCTGGGCCTTGGCGTAGGTTTCATCCCTCCGGACGGTGAGGGCGGACTCCGCGGCGGCGAGCCTGGCCTCCGCCACCCGGGGATGGTTGGGATGCTTCCGGATGAAGGTTTCGATGGCGGCCTGCGCTTCCTCGGCGGGCTTCACCGCGAGCGCCTGTTCCAGTTCCAGATCCGCCTCCAGGGCGGGGTTCCCGGCGGATGCGGGTGTTCCATCCGGAGCGGTGAAGGCCGTGGTCATGATCCCGGTTTCGCGGAAACGGGCCAGCGTGGCATTGAGCCGGGCTCTGTCCGCGTCCTGTTTTTTCGTCATCTCCGCCGCGGCTTCTTCGAACAAGCGGCCGGCCTCTGTGAAATCCCCCTGTTGATAGGCTTTTTCCGCCTGGATGAAGGCGGCTTCCGCTCCTTCCGGGGTGGTGGGGGTGCTTGCGCGGAGGTAGCCCAGTATGGCGAAGGCACGATCCCCTTTGCCTTCCTCCAGAAGCCATTCCGCCGACCGGAGCCATGCCTTTGCGGCCAGCGGATGGAGCGGATGGTTCAGGCCAATCCAACGCATCAACCGGGCGGCCTGCGCTTTCTGCGCGGGGGCCGGGATGCGGTGCAAGCCTTCCGCCAGGGCGAAAGTCGCCTCGATCCTCAATGGAGCCGCCACCGCCGCCGTGGGCCACACCCCGGAGGATCCCAGCCGGTCCGGGTTGATGAGACCTTCGATGAGGCCGGATTGGGAGGCTGATGACAGGGCGTTGGCGGGGACCGCCCATTCCGCAAGGCGGACCAGCACCGGATGGGTGACGACCGGTTCGGACGGAAGCCACGCGATCAGGCGGGAAAATGCTTCCGACAGCAGGGGGGTGGTGGGGTTCGCCTGGATGAATGCGAGCAGCACGTCCGTGGCATCCGTCTTCTTTTCCTGTGCGGCGAGGGAGTCCGCGTAGCCCAATATCGCGGCATGATGATGGACCAGGCTCTGGCCGGATCGCTGGCTCATCAGCGTGAAGAAACGTTCGGCGGCCTCCGCGGGTTTGTTTTCCGCCAACAGGATGCGGGCCTCCAGATAGCTGGCTTCCTGTGCCTTGTCCGCCGGGATGCCGTCCAGGGGGGGCATGGTCCGCCGGGCTTCCTCCACCCGCTGGAGGTCCAGCAGGATCCCAGTCTGGCGGATCCTCGCCTTGAGCGAAATCGCGGGGTCCGTGCCGGCGGCGAGTCCCCGCAGCCCGGAGAGGGCCTCCTCGGGTTGGTGCAGCGACAGCATCAACGCCGCGCGCGTGAGCGTGGCTTCCACGGCGAAAGGCCGGCCCGGGATGGCGGCTTCGGCGAGTTCATCCGCGGCGTCATTCAGCCGTCCCAATCCGGCGAGGGCGTGACCTTTCCAGAAATGGATGGCGGGATCTCCGGCCAGGAACGATTGGCTGAGAAGATCCAGCGCCTTTCCTGGCTCGCCATTGCGGATCCAGGCCTCCGCCAGACGGAATGCCACGCGGGACTTTGCCTCAGGCTCCAGGGTGGTGGTTGCCAGGAGCCGCTCGAAATGGAGTGCCGCGACATCCCACAGGCCGTCCGCCAGGGCGCTTTCCCCGTGCCGGAACTCATCCCCGTCCTCTCCCGCGGCGCGGGACAGGGGGGAGATCAACAGCAGGAGAAACAGCGGCAGCTTCATGCGGCGTGATCAAAGTAAGGCCTGCCCGTGGTGAACGCCAGCACGGAACGTCCGGGGAAAGTGCCTGGGTCATCTTGGCCCGGACCGTTGCCGGGGCGTCCTGCTCCGGGTCTTCCGGTGGGTGCTGCTCCCACATGGCATTTCCGGAGGGATTCTCCGGAAGCTCCGGAAGGGGGCGTCTCTGGATGGAGAAGGGAGTATCTCACTCTCTTCCGGCCAGCAGTTTTTTCAGCTCCGCGGGTTCGACGCCCAGCGAGATGGAGGCCTGCTTCAGGTCTCCGTTCGCACGCTCGATCGAGCGGCCCGCCAGTTCCCGTGAGATCCACTCAATGACATTCCCGCCTCCGGGAGCGGTGTTGATCAGTTGGTCCAGCGTCTCCCCCAGCTTGGCGATGGACCGTCCGGGAGAGGACGCCAGCGGGATGTCCGCCGGCAGGAGGACGTTCGATGAGGCCAGGGCGCAGGCGCGGGCCATCGTGTTCTCCAGTTCCCGGACATTCCCCGGCCAGAGATGGGTCTGGAGGGTGGCGACCGCCTCGGGGGAAATCCGGATGCGGGCCATGCCGTTCTTCCTGGTGATCCGCTGGAGGAAAAACTCCGCCAGCAGGGGGATGTCCTCGGGCCGTTCACGCAGCGGCGGGATCCGCAGTTCGACGACGTTCAGCCGGTAATAGAGATCCTCGCGGAATCTCCCGGCCGCCACTTCCGCTGCCAGGTTCTTGTGCGTCGCCGCCACGATCCTCACATCCGTGGTGATCGTTTCATTCGCGCCCACCCGCGAAAACGAGCCGTCCTGGAGCACCCGCAGCAGCTTCACCTGGATGGAAAGCGGCATGTCGCCGATCTCATCCAGAAAGAGCGTGCCACCGTCCGCCTGCTCGAAACGGCCCGCACGGCGGGCGATGGCTCCCGTGAAGGAACCCTTCTCGTGGCCGAACAACTCGCTCTCCAGAAGGTTTTCAGGGATCGCGCCGCAGTTGATGGTGATCATCTCTTTCTGGCGGCGCGGGCTGTATTCATGCACGGACTTTGCGACCAGTTCCTTGCCGGTGCCGCTTTCTCCGGCGATGAGGACCGGCGCGTCCGAGCGCGCCACGCGGCCCACCAGTTTGAAAACATCCTGCAGGGCGCGTGAAACCCCGAT
The sequence above is drawn from the Akkermansiaceae bacterium genome and encodes:
- a CDS encoding ABC transporter ATP-binding protein; this translates as MPDPVISIRGLQKVYHLGEEADVYALAGVDLDVMPGEHVAIMGSSGSGKSTMLNLLGCLDRPSAGSYFLGGDDVALLDDDALSHVRGQRLGFIFQSYNLIPQLTVLENIEVPLFYQNRDTPEALARCKELAKLVGLDGRLNHRPKQLSGGQQQRVAIARALVNDPLLILADEPTGNLDSATEEDVLALIDQLNDEGRTIVMVTHDEHVALRADRIIHMRDGKIHRQEIVTPEMREAAEATAK
- a CDS encoding efflux RND transporter periplasmic adaptor subunit — encoded protein: MKFPNTLLHTLKRPKFIIPVAVLAAGTGIWSVVPRKQSHEAAAASFYKAERGSFTISLPTGGALEAVDRVTVRNLVPGRTEIISLIKEGTVVKKGDLLIELDANGIEDQLSLAEIAYQQAVFAFSEQEERVEVLKSDNTLKLRDAELAVKLATQDKTKYVDGDWPQLSKKAETTISLATEELRRAQDRLAGTKKLEAKGYVNPTELVTDTLAAKRREIELATAVEDRRLLLEFDYPRAMQQLNLALENANIKLERTRKQNQLQVEKAELQLTSSKETLDLRKVKLEELRSSKEYTMIRAPKSGLVVYEKSEDFRSEAIGEGILVRERQPLISLPDVSRMKVMINVYENQVSLVKPGMRAFINLDALPDQRFLGEVTSVASMPEPSRDGNPNFRIYKAEVLVKDQLPDIKPGITARVDVLIAELQDVIKVPLQAVVGVGDRQICFLQKNGKLNPVPVEIGLFDNDFVQITRGLESGDLVSLAPPRTTELPEKKAEEAKPEEEAPVSPKNPKNLPPGPVQKNTLAEARNAVKPG
- a CDS encoding TolC family protein, with the protein product MPFHLPGKSLLFLPAVIAPAWILSSCSTDNYVRSADAEVRGIIDQNQNLVLDTPSAPVVIDTAYSELNPDYIQPEIIVRERQKGEPMRITLTEAIDLSIRSRREYQNQRETLYLAALDLTRARHDYTPRITSLGSRASLQSARLKNANGNYDETSRDLAVGTRAGFDQAFITGGALAVDLAQDVFKFYLGGSGNNGSTRFLSARLTQPLLRGSGAIATENLTQRERNVAYAVRTYSRFQQRNVIDITSAYFRILQEKDRVRNEYSSYQNLVIFADRARALAEDRLPRFQLDQAKQSELRARARYISAINSYKNLVDNFKITLGLPLGGELLLDDSALRSLAEAGLPFIPFESDPAFHVAVNHRLDLFNEIDRFEDAKRKVTVAADAFKPGVNLFAGVDVDTNNGSRTYSNFNADAYYSRIGLDIDLPIDNLAARNEFRRTKIDFERQLRQLAQALDIIHGDLRSGLRGLDLSRQTYAIQQNALKLANQRVDGANMLLDAGRASTRDLLDSQNDQLTAQNAVTSALVDYHLTRLNLLYNMGIFDPSLPQFWVKNPPFPQIKSKEAQIVPVNTAGSDRLITPEELFLETRPRS
- a CDS encoding LysR family transcriptional regulator; amino-acid sequence: MDYSLRELECFIAVAEERSFTRAARRLHLAQPPLSRHVKALEEKIGAVLFIREPRGVSLTEAANVFYEETRNIPRRLLRAGEAARRCASGEISRLRLGFVSAVMSDELAGVFRSFRAKHPRVHITLHDLPPQDQLDAIADGRLDGGFVGIEPDDSPAGIRFIPWRSEPLVCLVPSGHPLAGNRTVALPALAEESFVAISRASAPAFADKVRDLCAAAGFRPRIVLESTRAQAVALMVSAGSGIALLPDTPAALVKPSARAVPLRPGVKIRHVFACRERRQDGTILDFIRLLR
- the ilvD gene encoding dihydroxy-acid dehydratase, with amino-acid sequence MAISDTIKQGAIRAPHRSLLRATGMIRSEDDWGKPFIAIANSFVQIIPGHAHLDVVGRKVREAVREAGGVPFEFNCIGVDDGIAMGHGGMRYSLASREIIADSIEIMLRAHCFDGVVCIPNCDKIVPGMMMGAARVDIPTVFVSGGPMKSGRNPTTGESLDLASVFEAVGSLSSGKIDDRQLEEIEKNACPTCGSCSGMFTANSMNCLCEALGLALPGNGSILATDPARDELFRKAGRAIIRLVRDQVKPSSILTREAFENALALDMAMGGSSNTILHTIAVAKEAGVDLTMADFNAISGRVPHLCKVAPSGKHYMEDIDRAGGISAILKTLTGKPGILHEDAMTVSGLTLGERISVAKVKDADVIRPLDNAYSEKGGLAVLFGNLAPEGCVVKAAGVSPAMHHFTGTAVVFESEEEAQRGILLGNVKAGDVVVIRYEGPRGGPGMREMLAPTAAIAGRGLGDCVALITDGRFSGATRGGAIGHVSPEAAAGGPIALVEQGDRIEIDIPARSIILLVDDATLEERRKRWGPPIPKARSGYLARYAAMVGSASTGAVLEVP